The following proteins are co-located in the Paenibacillus sp. JNUCC32 genome:
- a CDS encoding DUF2642 domain-containing protein, whose amino-acid sequence MNNHVNTAGYPAPSAGYAPGYYAYPPLQPIPPYYAPRTPAIPQPMHYATLVEPVFIDHLLRHKGAKVVIMTTAGKVEGILSGVVVDHVQLTIGDNKALHIRLAEVVYFEGVPF is encoded by the coding sequence TTGAACAACCATGTCAACACAGCCGGTTATCCAGCGCCGTCTGCAGGTTATGCACCGGGATACTATGCCTACCCTCCGCTCCAGCCCATACCGCCGTATTACGCGCCCCGGACCCCGGCAATCCCGCAGCCGATGCACTACGCAACGTTGGTTGAACCGGTATTTATTGACCATCTGCTCCGGCATAAAGGAGCCAAGGTGGTCATCATGACCACCGCGGGAAAAGTAGAGGGGATTCTATCCGGTGTGGTGGTCGACCATGTCCAACTGACGATCGGGGACAACAAAGCACTGCATATTCGGCTGGCCGAGGTGGTGTACTTCGAGGGAGTTCCATTCTGA
- a CDS encoding methyltransferase domain-containing protein: protein MRDMLAKNINRYRKERRLTQEGLAHKLGVTFQAVSKWETGQTMPDIALLPELSRLLDVSIDKLFGYSSTGKPISIYEEEYKTPEYYWGTEPNAACYQVLEMIPPTKRVRLLDIGCGEGKDAVFFARNGYEVTAFDISDAGIEKTKRLADHIGVHVNVFKADISDYRLDSEFDVLYSSGVLHYIRPEYREEIFANYKKFTSAEGFHCLNVFVQKPFIAPPPEDEPYAYDWKSGELMMHYHDWLIHSCPEVIFDCNSSGIPHRHAMSKLMAQKA, encoded by the coding sequence ATGAGAGACATGTTGGCCAAAAATATTAATCGTTACCGTAAAGAACGAAGACTTACCCAGGAAGGATTGGCGCATAAGCTGGGCGTTACGTTCCAGGCGGTATCCAAATGGGAGACCGGGCAGACCATGCCCGATATCGCGCTGCTTCCGGAGCTGTCCCGGCTGCTGGACGTCAGCATCGATAAGCTGTTTGGTTATTCTTCGACGGGCAAGCCGATCAGCATCTATGAAGAAGAGTACAAAACGCCGGAGTACTATTGGGGCACGGAACCGAACGCAGCCTGTTATCAGGTGCTTGAAATGATCCCGCCGACAAAAAGAGTAAGGCTGCTGGATATCGGGTGCGGGGAAGGGAAGGATGCCGTGTTTTTTGCCCGCAACGGGTATGAGGTCACGGCATTCGACATTTCGGATGCGGGGATCGAGAAAACGAAGCGATTGGCCGATCACATCGGGGTACACGTGAACGTATTCAAGGCGGACATATCGGATTACCGTCTGGATTCGGAGTTTGACGTGCTGTATTCCAGCGGCGTGCTGCATTATATCCGACCCGAGTATCGCGAGGAGATTTTTGCCAATTACAAAAAATTCACCTCGGCAGAGGGATTCCACTGCCTGAATGTATTCGTGCAGAAGCCGTTCATTGCGCCTCCTCCCGAGGATGAGCCGTATGCTTATGACTGGAAGTCCGGAGAGCTTATGATGCATTATCACGATTGGCTGATTCACAGCTGCCCGGAGGTCATTTTTGATTGCAACTCATCGGGTATACCGCACCGGCATGCGATGAGTAAGTTGATGGCTCAGAAGGCGTAA
- a CDS encoding GNAT family N-acetyltransferase, translating to MNIRKLNTHEETPPMDLLLLADPSIRLVKEYVNRGHCYVAEESSQPIGVYVLLPTRPDTIELVNVAVSENLHGRGYGKQLVNHAVDQARELGYATIEVGTGSTGVAQLALYQKCGFRMTGIDRDFFVRHYDEEIYENGMRLRDMVRMSLDL from the coding sequence GTGAACATTAGAAAGCTGAATACTCATGAAGAAACGCCCCCTATGGACCTGCTCCTTCTTGCGGATCCATCGATAAGGCTTGTCAAAGAATACGTAAACCGCGGTCACTGCTATGTCGCTGAAGAAAGCTCACAACCCATCGGGGTCTATGTCCTGCTGCCCACCAGACCCGATACCATCGAGCTGGTGAACGTTGCCGTAAGCGAGAATCTGCACGGCCGGGGCTATGGCAAACAGCTCGTGAATCATGCCGTTGATCAGGCCCGGGAGCTCGGATATGCCACGATTGAAGTAGGAACAGGAAGTACCGGGGTGGCACAGCTGGCGCTGTACCAGAAATGCGGATTTCGAATGACAGGCATCGACCGGGACTTTTTTGTCCGTCATTATGATGAAGAAATTTACGAGAACGGCATGCGGCTCCGGGACATGGTGCGGATGTCCTTAGATTTGTAA
- the trxB gene encoding thioredoxin-disulfide reductase, whose translation MYKSIVIGTGPAGLTAAIYLARANLKPLVIEGMQPGGQLTTTTEVENFPGFPQGIMGPELMDNMRQQAERFGAEFKSAWVESVDFSERPFKVNVEGMGELLTESVIISTGASAKYLGIPGEQENVGRGVSTCATCDGFFFRGKKIIVIGGGDSAMEEASFLTRFASSVTVVNRRTELRASKIMQDRARENEKIQWALDRTPVEVVTSETGVKGLKVRNNETGEEELIEAEGVFVAIGHTPNTGFLGNQITTDPTGYILVKPGTTETNIPGVFACGDVQDTRYRQAITAAGTGCMAAMDCEKYLEGHMVHDWSETLNK comes from the coding sequence ATGTACAAATCAATCGTAATCGGAACAGGACCTGCCGGATTGACGGCAGCCATCTACTTGGCACGCGCAAACCTGAAGCCGCTCGTGATCGAAGGAATGCAACCGGGAGGCCAGCTGACGACAACGACGGAGGTCGAGAACTTCCCTGGATTCCCGCAGGGCATCATGGGTCCCGAGCTGATGGATAATATGCGTCAACAAGCGGAACGCTTCGGTGCAGAGTTCAAGAGTGCCTGGGTCGAGTCCGTTGATTTCTCCGAGCGTCCGTTCAAGGTGAATGTCGAGGGTATGGGCGAGCTTCTGACCGAGTCCGTGATTATCTCGACGGGAGCTTCCGCGAAGTATCTCGGAATTCCGGGAGAGCAGGAGAACGTTGGACGGGGCGTAAGTACATGCGCCACATGCGACGGGTTCTTCTTCCGCGGGAAAAAAATCATTGTCATCGGCGGCGGCGACTCCGCAATGGAGGAGGCCAGCTTCCTGACGCGTTTCGCTTCCAGCGTAACGGTGGTGAACCGCCGCACCGAGCTGCGTGCATCTAAGATCATGCAGGATCGCGCGCGCGAGAACGAGAAGATCCAGTGGGCTTTGGACCGCACGCCGGTTGAGGTGGTAACCAGCGAAACCGGAGTTAAAGGGCTGAAGGTCCGCAACAACGAAACGGGCGAGGAAGAATTGATCGAAGCAGAAGGCGTGTTCGTGGCCATCGGACATACGCCGAACACGGGCTTCCTCGGCAATCAGATCACAACCGATCCGACCGGCTACATCCTGGTTAAACCAGGAACGACCGAGACGAACATCCCGGGCGTATTCGCCTGCGGCGACGTTCAGGATACGCGTTATCGCCAAGCCATCACGGCTGCAGGAACAGGCTGTATGGCCGCTATGGATTGCGAGAAATATCTCGAGGGCCACATGGTCCATGATTGGAGCGAGACGCTGAATAAGTAA
- a CDS encoding tetratricopeptide repeat protein, whose amino-acid sequence MNGHPYGSSDPHNVISIEMNANFFFDRAVRSLDRYQYDKALKYFRKAVEYEPDNPVNHCNMAGILSETGDYKASNDVLAHILEQVDPLMTECYFYMANNYANMEQFEKAEEALVTYLEEDPNGQFLDEAEEMMELLHYELNRPAKLNRIKSREGVVEHEHARALLEEGKFAQAVKLLEEIVKDNPDFLAARNNLALAYYYMGRFDTAKRTIGEVLDQEPGNLHGLCNLAIFFQHEGNQEQRDRLMDMLTVTVPFHLEHVFKLATTMGILGQHEIAYGHFRRLLKEDEFSGDPSLYHYTAVAACNSGYYDKAEKYWRQALKLDGDSVIPDFYLAQLQERKETGTDQMKVSYHYHLPFEEQFKRWEHDGDKLTEEAKQNPLIRSSFFWALRHGDPQTKLQVIRTLELIADEEVQHALQSFLQEPGEDAELKDAARLVLQQMEAASNRLKERREDRDSSVGKTREVLPDWLPSWKAVLEKAEQTMDMRVDAFWKKEMENLWSEFLSRLYPDIPNIRNVEGWAAALEYLTAKKRGRTLTYEQVAVRYGISPSTVSRYARQMDSVCETKAQPDDSFRPFTENI is encoded by the coding sequence GTGAATGGTCATCCATATGGGTCCAGTGACCCCCACAATGTTATATCTATCGAAATGAATGCTAATTTCTTCTTCGATCGCGCGGTTCGTTCGCTTGATCGTTACCAATATGACAAGGCTCTGAAATATTTTCGCAAAGCTGTTGAATATGAACCCGATAATCCGGTGAATCATTGCAATATGGCGGGTATATTATCAGAGACGGGAGATTATAAAGCTTCCAACGATGTGCTGGCTCATATTCTGGAGCAGGTTGACCCGTTGATGACGGAATGCTATTTCTATATGGCGAACAATTATGCCAATATGGAACAGTTTGAGAAGGCGGAAGAAGCGCTTGTCACCTACCTGGAGGAAGATCCTAACGGTCAATTTCTGGATGAGGCCGAGGAAATGATGGAGCTGCTCCATTACGAGCTGAATCGTCCTGCCAAGCTGAACCGGATCAAGAGCCGCGAAGGCGTGGTCGAGCATGAGCATGCCCGGGCACTGCTGGAGGAAGGGAAATTCGCCCAAGCGGTCAAGCTGTTGGAGGAAATCGTCAAGGATAATCCGGATTTTCTGGCTGCTCGCAATAATTTGGCCCTGGCTTACTACTATATGGGACGTTTCGATACCGCGAAGCGCACCATTGGCGAGGTGCTGGATCAGGAGCCGGGCAATCTGCACGGTTTATGCAATCTGGCCATCTTCTTTCAGCATGAGGGAAATCAGGAGCAGCGCGACCGATTGATGGACATGCTAACGGTAACGGTTCCTTTTCATCTGGAGCATGTGTTTAAGCTTGCGACGACGATGGGCATATTGGGGCAGCACGAAATTGCCTACGGTCATTTTCGCCGATTGCTGAAAGAGGATGAGTTTAGCGGAGATCCAAGCCTGTATCATTATACGGCCGTTGCGGCCTGCAACAGCGGTTATTACGACAAGGCCGAGAAATATTGGCGGCAGGCGCTGAAGCTGGACGGAGATTCGGTGATTCCGGATTTCTATTTGGCCCAGCTGCAAGAGCGTAAAGAAACCGGTACCGATCAGATGAAAGTGAGTTACCACTATCACCTTCCGTTCGAAGAGCAGTTCAAACGCTGGGAGCATGACGGCGATAAACTGACGGAGGAAGCGAAGCAGAATCCGCTGATTCGTTCATCGTTCTTCTGGGCGCTCCGGCATGGCGATCCCCAGACCAAGCTGCAGGTGATCCGGACGCTGGAATTGATAGCCGATGAAGAGGTGCAGCATGCGCTGCAATCGTTCCTGCAGGAGCCGGGAGAGGACGCGGAGCTGAAGGATGCCGCCCGCCTGGTGCTCCAGCAGATGGAGGCCGCAAGCAATCGGTTGAAGGAGCGTCGCGAAGATCGCGATTCATCCGTGGGCAAGACCCGCGAGGTGCTGCCGGATTGGCTGCCTTCCTGGAAGGCGGTGCTGGAGAAGGCCGAGCAAACCATGGACATGCGGGTTGACGCCTTTTGGAAAAAAGAGATGGAGAATCTCTGGTCCGAATTCCTGAGCCGGCTGTACCCGGATATTCCGAACATTCGGAATGTCGAGGGCTGGGCAGCGGCATTGGAATATCTGACGGCCAAGAAGCGCGGACGTACCCTGACTTATGAACAGGTGGCTGTCCGTTACGGGATTTCCCCATCCACCGTGAGCCGTTATGCACGTCAAATGGATAGCGTATGTGAAACGAAAGCACAACCGGATGATAGTTTCCGGCCATTTACGGAAAACATTTAA